A DNA window from Mesoplasma coleopterae contains the following coding sequences:
- a CDS encoding DJ-1 family glyoxalase III, which translates to MKKVAIILHENFEESEAIVTIDILRRSEIIVDIYNIQEKDFQVGSHNITVKTEYKIESLNSDNYDGIVIPGGPGINNLFDNEILLNLIRDFNSSNKLISAICAAPQILGQAGVIDGIKIVKFPTSNKYLEKAFVQEKDSIIDKNIVTGSSIGTVVPFALNIIEYLQGKEQKEKIKQQLVII; encoded by the coding sequence ATGAAAAAAGTAGCAATTATTTTACATGAAAATTTTGAAGAATCAGAAGCTATTGTAACAATAGATATATTAAGAAGATCTGAAATCATTGTAGATATATACAATATTCAAGAAAAAGATTTTCAAGTAGGTTCTCATAATATAACTGTAAAAACAGAATATAAGATTGAATCATTGAATTCAGATAATTACGATGGAATCGTTATACCTGGAGGACCTGGGATAAATAATTTATTTGATAATGAAATATTATTAAATTTAATAAGAGATTTTAATAGTAGTAATAAATTGATTAGTGCCATATGTGCTGCGCCACAAATCTTAGGTCAAGCTGGAGTTATTGATGGCATTAAAATTGTAAAATTCCCTACTTCTAATAAATACTTAGAAAAAGCTTTTGTTCAAGAAAAAGATAGTATTATAGACAAAAATATTGTTACTGGTTCAAGTATTGGAACAGTAGTCCCATTTGCGTTAAATATAATAGAATATCTACAAGGAAAAGAACAAAAAGAGAAAATTAAACAACAACTTGTAATTATTTAA
- a CDS encoding cysteine peptidase family C39 domain-containing protein yields the protein MKIVRQTSYQDCGVACIAMMINHFYKYEIDLQQVKNYLSIHDDELSFYDIIDLASNFYLKGDAFKVDQDFLELKNKVPFLAQVVNPDGLLHFVIVERILQNDLIIFDPSKEKKIKQGLPEFLKSFNDNVIIFKSNIKEFNKDFKFNFKKFLNIFNFDFILYLIINLISTILFILDTQFLKMFSNSLSEKTQDFLIYLFPLIILLFNILFKNISIHIININYKKRKYSLLKKFSNLIETTNSEDLFYLYQEIKWVCQYENYSLKSSVSSLISEMVSLIFIYFIIKELFLIILISDIIYIFVNICINNFVKKDNLSSDKEWFNFLSNIQHIKNICAEYDVLNELIKLEEKDKLANSTLNWIEVWDKVGLILIYIISWSLLKNGNLEFSFFFIILLFKNFSRVNIFNLGQTIIWIKKYKIAIIKFEKIFIENNYINFNEDINNIEISSTEEKIKLIKGLNIINSKIDLGNINKTKNDTNVNVYINNKNISNLKTSDLRKHIYYSKNFQIKFGTIFQNITSSNNQGINIFTIKEINDLLNKYSIKITKLVKPETNTQLEKEIIKLLNVFYINKKVILIKNDFQIISFDEIKSILAIFTKLSNDKFLILS from the coding sequence TTGAAGATAGTAAGACAAACCTCATATCAAGATTGTGGTGTAGCTTGCATAGCGATGATGATAAATCATTTTTATAAGTACGAAATAGATTTACAACAAGTTAAAAATTACTTATCAATTCATGATGATGAACTAAGTTTTTATGACATTATTGATTTAGCTAGTAATTTTTATTTAAAAGGAGACGCATTTAAAGTAGATCAAGATTTTTTAGAATTAAAAAATAAAGTCCCTTTTTTAGCACAAGTAGTTAATCCTGATGGACTATTGCATTTTGTTATAGTAGAAAGGATTTTGCAAAATGATTTAATTATATTTGATCCTAGTAAAGAAAAAAAGATAAAGCAAGGTTTACCTGAATTTTTAAAAAGTTTTAATGACAATGTAATAATTTTCAAATCTAATATTAAAGAATTTAATAAGGACTTTAAATTTAATTTTAAAAAGTTTTTAAATATTTTTAATTTTGATTTTATTCTTTACTTAATAATAAATTTAATATCAACAATTTTATTTATTTTAGATACACAATTTTTGAAGATGTTTTCAAACTCATTATCTGAAAAAACACAAGACTTTTTGATTTACTTATTTCCACTAATAATTTTACTATTCAATATTCTATTCAAGAATATATCAATTCATATCATTAATATTAATTATAAAAAAAGAAAATATTCTTTATTGAAAAAATTTTCAAATCTAATTGAAACTACAAATTCAGAAGATTTATTTTATTTATATCAAGAAATAAAATGAGTATGTCAATATGAAAACTACAGTTTAAAAAGCAGCGTTTCATCACTTATTTCTGAAATGGTAAGTCTAATTTTTATTTATTTTATTATTAAAGAGCTGTTTTTAATAATACTTATATCTGACATTATTTATATATTTGTAAATATTTGTATAAACAATTTTGTTAAAAAAGATAATTTAAGTTCTGATAAGGAATGATTTAATTTTTTAAGTAATATACAACACATAAAAAATATTTGTGCTGAATATGATGTATTAAATGAACTTATTAAACTAGAAGAAAAAGACAAATTAGCTAATTCAACACTTAATTGAATTGAAGTTTGAGATAAAGTTGGATTAATATTAATTTATATAATTAGTTGGTCTTTATTAAAAAATGGTAATTTAGAATTTTCATTTTTCTTTATAATTTTGTTATTTAAAAACTTTAGCAGAGTTAATATTTTTAATTTGGGTCAAACCATAATCTGAATAAAAAAATATAAAATAGCGATTATTAAATTTGAAAAGATTTTTATTGAAAATAATTACATTAACTTTAATGAAGATATAAACAATATTGAAATTTCAAGCACAGAAGAAAAAATAAAATTAATTAAAGGGCTAAACATAATAAATTCAAAAATTGATTTAGGTAATATAAATAAAACTAAAAATGATACAAATGTTAACGTCTACATAAATAATAAAAATATTAGTAATTTAAAAACATCTGATTTACGTAAACACATTTATTATTCAAAAAATTTTCAAATTAAATTTGGAACAATTTTTCAAAATATAACTTCATCAAATAACCAAGGCATAAATATTTTTACTATTAAAGAAATTAATGACCTTTTAAATAAATATTCAATTAAAATAACTAAACTAGTTAAGCCAGAAACTAATACTCAACTTGAAAAAGAAATAATTAAATTATTAAATGTGTTTTACATTAATAAAAAAGTAATATTGATTAAAAATGATTTTCAAATAATAAGTTTTGATGAAATAAAGTCCATTTTAGCTATCTTTACTAAATTAAGTAATGATAAATTTTTGATTTTGTCTTAA
- the ybeY gene encoding rRNA maturation RNase YbeY — MINIDFINETDLKVKEWEELAMQIIKSGFKYLKLKNKINLSITFLDSEPAQKLNQEYRNHSYIPDVTSFPIEMSEQEIKALGYQEIGDIFICIEEAERKSIKYEHSLKEEMGFLFTHGFLHLMGYDHETNEKDEEEMFFIQDEILKINKINYTIKFTEEDYKEIEDKDE, encoded by the coding sequence ATGATAAATATTGATTTTATAAATGAAACTGATTTAAAAGTAAAAGAATGAGAAGAATTAGCTATGCAGATAATTAAGTCAGGTTTTAAATATCTGAAACTAAAAAATAAAATAAATTTATCTATTACTTTTTTAGATAGCGAACCAGCTCAAAAATTAAATCAAGAATATAGAAACCATTCTTACATACCTGATGTAACTTCTTTTCCAATAGAAATGTCAGAACAAGAAATAAAAGCTTTGGGTTATCAAGAAATAGGAGACATCTTTATTTGTATTGAAGAAGCTGAAAGAAAAAGTATTAAGTATGAACATTCTTTAAAAGAAGAAATGGGATTTTTATTCACTCATGGTTTTTTACACTTAATGGGCTATGATCACGAAACAAATGAAAAAGATGAAGAAGAAATGTTTTTCATTCAAGATGAGATACTTAAAATAAATAAAATAAATTACACAATTAAATTTACAGAAGAAGATTACAAAGAAATAGAGGACAAAGATGAATAA
- the era gene encoding GTPase Era has protein sequence MNKIKSGFISIVGRPNVGKSTLLNKIIGHKISIVTNKAQTTRNNIRGILTEKEYQLIFVDTPGIHTSKNQIDRFMNSSAMRSMKEVDVVVFMAPADETIGKNDLFILNELSKKNDIKKILVISKADVVSKEKLFLKATEWNTYEKIFDEIIITSSTENINIDKLIETIVGFLPETGHYFYDEDSITDQPNRFAIREIIRESVLLKAGQEVPHSVAILVDELEETEDEINIVASIIVERKSQKGIIIGHQGKKISDIKYKSRKQIRELFEKDVNLELFVKVQENWRNSASLIKKMGYDKDKY, from the coding sequence ATGAATAAAATTAAATCAGGATTTATATCTATAGTTGGTAGACCTAATGTTGGTAAATCAACTTTATTAAATAAAATAATAGGTCATAAGATTTCAATCGTTACAAATAAAGCTCAAACAACAAGAAATAATATAAGAGGTATTCTGACAGAAAAAGAATATCAATTAATATTTGTAGATACACCTGGAATACACACATCAAAAAATCAAATTGATAGATTTATGAATTCAAGTGCTATGAGAAGTATGAAAGAAGTAGATGTTGTTGTATTTATGGCACCAGCTGATGAAACAATAGGAAAAAATGATTTATTTATTTTAAATGAATTATCAAAAAAAAATGACATTAAAAAAATACTTGTAATTTCAAAAGCAGACGTTGTTAGCAAAGAAAAACTATTTTTAAAAGCGACTGAATGAAACACATACGAAAAAATCTTTGATGAAATAATTATTACTTCTTCAACAGAAAATATTAATATTGATAAATTAATAGAAACAATAGTTGGTTTTCTACCTGAAACAGGTCATTATTTTTATGATGAAGATTCTATAACAGATCAACCTAATCGTTTTGCAATTAGAGAAATAATAAGAGAAAGTGTACTTTTAAAAGCTGGACAAGAAGTTCCTCACTCAGTTGCTATACTTGTTGATGAACTTGAAGAAACAGAAGATGAAATTAATATTGTTGCATCAATTATTGTTGAAAGAAAATCTCAAAAGGGAATTATTATAGGCCATCAAGGTAAAAAAATAAGTGATATTAAATATAAATCAAGAAAGCAAATAAGAGAGCTTTTCGAAAAAGATGTTAACTTAGAATTATTTGTAAAAGTTCAAGAAAATTGAAGAAACTCTGCAAGTTTAATTAAGAAGATGGGATATGACAAGGATAAATACTAA
- the recO gene encoding DNA repair protein RecO: protein MSEIKIKAVVLDSFNYEENDKIITVYSKEFGKLSFIALGANKPSSKNNYSLNLFSVANFEIFKSRKAQSISKLKTGTLINDNFKITKSYNNYLFASIISSVILQEDLFYNKDPKWFDMLQEAIKNINDEINPFSNMVWFLFYSLKNFGGNWELKKCYRCSKPSKIYRKFDLNNFGLVCPNCIYENEDEQDFEFIKYLQRMDNNTFFTIQKFSINVSYEIIISKLILGYYLNELGIYSFPIKEILKKEVYNENTFWEYSHSVLTNSSI, encoded by the coding sequence ATGAGTGAAATAAAAATAAAAGCTGTTGTTTTAGATTCTTTTAATTATGAAGAAAATGACAAAATAATTACAGTTTACTCTAAAGAATTCGGTAAACTAAGCTTTATTGCGCTTGGAGCAAATAAACCTTCAAGTAAAAACAATTACTCACTTAATTTGTTTTCAGTAGCTAATTTTGAAATATTTAAATCAAGAAAAGCTCAATCTATTTCAAAATTAAAAACGGGAACACTAATAAATGATAATTTTAAAATAACTAAATCATACAATAACTATTTGTTTGCAAGTATTATATCTTCAGTCATTTTGCAAGAAGATTTATTTTACAATAAAGATCCTAAGTGGTTTGACATGCTTCAAGAAGCAATTAAGAACATTAATGACGAAATAAATCCTTTTTCAAATATGGTTTGATTTCTATTTTATTCGTTAAAAAACTTTGGCGGAAATTGAGAACTAAAAAAGTGTTATAGATGTAGTAAACCAAGTAAAATATACAGAAAATTTGATTTAAATAATTTTGGCCTTGTTTGTCCAAACTGTATTTATGAAAATGAAGATGAACAAGACTTTGAATTTATTAAGTATTTACAAAGGATGGATAATAACACATTTTTCACAATACAAAAATTTTCAATAAACGTATCTTATGAAATAATTATCTCTAAATTAATCTTAGGATATTATTTAAATGAATTAGGGATATATTCTTTCCCAATAAAAGAGATTTTAAAAAAAGAAGTATATAATGAAAACACGTTTTGAGAGTACTCTCATAGTGTGTTGACAAACAGTAGTATTTAA
- a CDS encoding glycine--tRNA ligase — translation MEKLIAHLKSQGFIFQGSEIYGGLANSWDYGPLGVEVKNKLKQAWWNHFVRKNTYNIGLDSSIILNSSVWKASGHIDGFNDPLIDCKKCNSRWRADKLIEEFNSEINAGVMTEKQMEEFIKEQNIKCPKCQACDFTQIRKFALMFKTNQGVLEDESSSVYLRPETAQGIFINFKNAQRSLRKKLPFGIGQIGKSFRNEITPGNFIFRTREFEQMELEFFFNPSDEKDWFSYWLNEVEIFLQDKVKISKENYRVRNHEKDELAHYSTATSDIEFKFPFGWGELWGVAHRGSFDLNAHQEASKQDLTYLDPTTNQKILPHVIEPSVGVERMMLAILWQAYHEEDLGEGNSRVVMKLPYNLAPYQIAVMPLQKQQNDQAQALYNQLLNNFDVTYDETGNVGKRYRRQDAIGTPFVITVDFDTPETNSVTVRERDSMEQVRIDLNELETYLKLKF, via the coding sequence ATGGAGAAATTAATTGCCCATTTAAAATCTCAAGGTTTTATTTTTCAGGGATCAGAAATTTATGGAGGACTAGCTAACTCATGAGACTATGGTCCATTAGGAGTAGAAGTTAAAAATAAATTGAAACAAGCTTGATGAAATCATTTTGTTAGAAAAAATACTTACAACATTGGTTTGGATAGTTCAATCATTTTAAATTCAAGTGTTTGAAAAGCGAGTGGTCATATCGATGGTTTCAATGACCCATTAATTGACTGTAAAAAGTGCAACAGTAGATGAAGAGCAGATAAATTAATTGAAGAATTTAATTCTGAAATTAATGCTGGAGTTATGACTGAAAAACAAATGGAAGAATTTATAAAAGAACAAAATATTAAGTGCCCTAAATGTCAAGCATGTGATTTTACACAAATAAGAAAATTTGCATTGATGTTTAAAACTAATCAAGGTGTGCTTGAAGATGAATCATCAAGTGTTTATTTAAGACCTGAAACTGCTCAGGGTATTTTTATTAACTTTAAAAATGCACAAAGATCTTTAAGAAAAAAATTACCATTTGGAATTGGTCAAATTGGTAAATCATTTAGAAATGAAATTACACCAGGTAACTTTATTTTTAGGACTCGTGAATTTGAACAAATGGAATTAGAATTTTTCTTTAATCCATCTGATGAAAAAGATTGATTTTCATATTGATTAAATGAAGTTGAAATATTCTTACAAGACAAAGTTAAAATAAGCAAAGAAAATTATAGAGTTAGAAATCATGAAAAAGATGAACTAGCTCACTATTCAACAGCAACAAGCGACATTGAATTTAAGTTCCCGTTTGGTTGAGGTGAACTATGAGGTGTTGCTCATAGAGGAAGTTTTGATTTAAATGCTCACCAGGAAGCATCTAAACAAGACTTAACTTACTTAGATCCAACAACTAACCAAAAAATCTTACCGCATGTGATAGAACCAAGCGTTGGTGTTGAAAGAATGATGTTAGCTATTCTATGACAAGCTTATCATGAAGAAGATTTAGGTGAGGGAAACTCACGTGTAGTTATGAAATTACCTTACAATTTAGCTCCATATCAAATAGCTGTCATGCCATTGCAAAAGCAACAAAATGATCAAGCTCAAGCTTTGTATAATCAACTTTTAAATAATTTTGATGTTACATATGATGAAACAGGGAATGTTGGAAAAAGATATAGAAGACAAGATGCAATTGGTACGCCTTTTGTGATTACTGTAGACTTCGATACTCCAGAAACAAATTCAGTCACTGTAAGAGAAAGAGATTCAATGGAGCAAGTTCGTATTGATTTAAATGAACTTGAAACATATTTAAAACTTAAATTCTAA